In the genome of Neisseria animaloris, one region contains:
- the topA gene encoding type I DNA topoisomerase — translation MAKNLLIVESPSKAKTLKKYLGSDFEILASYGHVRDLVPKTGAVDPDNNFAMKYQMVSRNAKHVDAIVAAAKEAENLYLATDPDREGEAISWHLQEILKSKRGLKNIKPQRVVFHEITKNAVLDAIAHPRELEENLVDAQQARRALDYLVGFNLSPLLWKKIRRGLSAGRVQSPALRLICERENEIRAFEAQEYWSVHLDSHKGRSKFTAKLVQWNGEKLEQFSLPNEAAQQAVLKGLEGQEAQVATIEKKKRSRNPAAPFTTSTMQQDAVRKLGMTTDRTMRTAQQLYEGIDVGQGAIGLITYMRTDSVTLSDEALTEIRHYIENKIGKDYLPSAAKQYKTKSKNAQEAHEAIRPTSVYRTPESVKPFLTADQFKLYQMIWQRTVACQMNPAKFDQTTVDIAVGNGVFRVTGQVQTFAGFLSVYEEGTDDNDEDEDNKKLPEMKEGEKLPVDNIYGEQHFTTPPPRFNEATLVKALEEFGIGRPSTYASIISTLKEREYVTLEQKRFMPTDTGDIVNKFLTEHFAQYVDYHFTAKLEDQLDEIATGKREWIPVMDKFWKGFHKQVEEKEGIERAKFTTEELDEICPKCGNHKLQIKFGRMGRFVACAGYPECSYTRNVNETAEQAAERIAKEAAEQAELEGRECPKCGGGLVYKYSRTGSKFIGCANYPKCKHIEPLEKPKDTGVECPQCKKGRLVERKSRYGKLFYSCSTYPDCNYATWNPPVAETCPKCQWPVLTIKTTKRWGVEKVCPQKECGWKEQIEPPAPKGSKETEE, via the coding sequence ATGGCAAAAAACCTATTGATTGTGGAGTCGCCCTCCAAAGCCAAAACGCTGAAAAAATATCTCGGAAGCGATTTTGAAATCCTCGCTTCCTACGGTCATGTGCGCGATTTGGTGCCTAAAACCGGCGCGGTCGACCCCGACAATAACTTTGCCATGAAATACCAAATGGTCAGCCGCAACGCCAAGCACGTCGATGCCATCGTTGCCGCCGCCAAAGAAGCTGAAAACCTTTATCTGGCAACCGACCCGGATAGGGAAGGCGAAGCCATCTCTTGGCACTTGCAGGAAATCCTCAAATCCAAACGCGGCTTGAAAAACATCAAGCCGCAGCGCGTCGTGTTTCACGAAATCACCAAAAACGCCGTGCTCGATGCCATCGCCCACCCGCGCGAACTCGAAGAAAATCTGGTCGATGCCCAGCAGGCGCGCCGCGCGTTGGATTATCTGGTCGGCTTCAACCTTTCCCCCTTATTGTGGAAAAAAATCCGCCGCGGCTTGAGCGCAGGCCGCGTACAAAGCCCCGCCTTGCGCCTGATTTGCGAACGCGAAAACGAAATCCGCGCATTCGAAGCGCAGGAATACTGGTCGGTACATCTCGACAGCCACAAAGGCCGCAGCAAATTCACCGCCAAACTCGTGCAATGGAACGGCGAAAAGCTAGAACAATTCTCCCTGCCCAACGAAGCCGCGCAACAGGCCGTCTTAAAAGGTTTGGAAGGGCAAGAAGCCCAAGTGGCCACCATCGAAAAGAAAAAACGCAGCCGCAACCCCGCCGCACCGTTTACCACTTCCACCATGCAGCAAGATGCCGTGCGCAAACTCGGCATGACCACCGACCGCACCATGCGTACTGCCCAGCAACTGTATGAAGGTATCGACGTAGGGCAGGGTGCCATCGGTTTGATTACCTATATGCGTACCGACAGCGTAACCCTGTCGGACGAAGCCTTAACCGAAATCCGCCACTACATCGAAAACAAAATCGGCAAAGACTACCTGCCTTCCGCCGCCAAGCAATACAAAACCAAATCGAAAAACGCACAAGAAGCGCACGAAGCCATCCGCCCGACTTCCGTGTACCGCACCCCCGAAAGCGTGAAGCCCTTCCTGACTGCCGACCAATTCAAACTCTACCAAATGATCTGGCAGCGCACCGTAGCCTGCCAAATGAACCCCGCCAAGTTCGACCAAACTACCGTCGATATTGCCGTGGGCAACGGCGTATTCCGCGTAACCGGCCAAGTGCAAACCTTCGCAGGCTTTTTGAGCGTGTATGAAGAAGGCACCGACGACAACGACGAAGACGAAGACAACAAAAAACTGCCCGAAATGAAAGAAGGCGAAAAACTGCCCGTCGACAACATCTACGGCGAGCAGCACTTCACCACCCCGCCGCCGCGCTTCAACGAAGCAACGCTGGTAAAAGCACTCGAAGAATTCGGCATCGGCCGCCCCTCTACCTACGCCAGCATCATTTCCACCCTGAAAGAGCGCGAATACGTAACGCTGGAGCAAAAACGCTTCATGCCTACCGACACCGGCGACATCGTCAACAAATTTTTAACCGAACATTTCGCCCAATACGTCGATTACCACTTCACCGCCAAACTCGAAGACCAGCTCGACGAAATCGCCACCGGCAAACGCGAGTGGATTCCCGTGATGGACAAATTCTGGAAAGGATTCCACAAACAGGTTGAAGAAAAAGAAGGCATCGAACGCGCCAAATTCACCACCGAAGAGCTTGACGAAATCTGCCCGAAATGCGGCAACCACAAGCTGCAAATCAAATTCGGCAGAATGGGTCGCTTCGTCGCCTGCGCCGGTTATCCCGAATGCAGCTACACCCGCAATGTCAACGAAACCGCCGAACAGGCCGCCGAGCGCATCGCCAAAGAAGCCGCAGAACAAGCCGAACTCGAAGGCCGCGAATGCCCCAAATGCGGCGGCGGACTGGTTTACAAATACAGCCGCACCGGCAGCAAATTCATCGGCTGCGCCAACTATCCGAAGTGCAAACACATCGAACCTTTGGAAAAACCCAAAGACACCGGCGTAGAATGCCCGCAATGCAAAAAAGGCCGGCTGGTCGAGCGCAAATCACGCTACGGCAAACTGTTTTACAGCTGCAGCACCTATCCCGACTGCAACTACGCCACTTGGAATCCGCCGGTCGCCGAAACCTGCCCGAAATGCCAATGGCCGGTGCTGACCATCAAAACCACCAAACGCTGGGGCGTAGAAAAAGTCTGCCCGCAGAAAGAATGCGGCTGGAAAGAACAAATAGAACCGCCTGCTCCGAAAGGCAGTAAAGAAACAGAAGAGTAG
- the def gene encoding peptide deformylase, which produces MALLNILQYPDERLHTVAKPVAEIDERIRTLVADMFETMYEARGIGLAATQVNVHERVVVMDLSEEQNEPRVFINPIITHKDGQTTYEEGCLSVPGIYDTVTRAERVTVEALDEKGEKFTLEADGLLAICIQHELDHLAGKVFVEYLSTLKQNRIKTKLKKRAKHNL; this is translated from the coding sequence ATGGCTTTATTGAATATTCTCCAGTATCCCGACGAGCGTTTGCATACCGTTGCTAAACCTGTTGCAGAAATTGACGAACGTATCCGGACGTTGGTTGCCGATATGTTTGAAACCATGTATGAAGCTCGCGGCATCGGCCTTGCCGCCACGCAGGTTAATGTGCATGAGCGGGTTGTGGTAATGGACTTGTCGGAAGAACAAAATGAGCCTCGCGTGTTCATTAATCCCATCATTACCCATAAAGATGGACAAACTACTTATGAAGAAGGCTGCCTGTCGGTACCGGGTATTTACGATACGGTAACCCGTGCCGAGAGAGTTACGGTGGAAGCCCTTGATGAAAAAGGTGAAAAGTTCACTTTGGAGGCTGATGGGTTGCTGGCGATCTGTATTCAGCATGAACTGGATCATTTGGCAGGCAAAGTATTTGTGGAATATTTGTCCACATTGAAGCAAAACCGCATCAAAACTAAATTGAAGAAGCGTGCCAAGCACAATCTGTAA
- a CDS encoding ATP-binding protein, with protein MPRRPSIQLRLSIFLTLIILLTAVIAGIASFFTMFSEARELQDDLLRQTAILIQQPADAGYADIDSDIRIYIQPLNEKHRFNLPNDVDEGFYDITDKKKNDPYRAYVHTYPDGQRVAFIQETEFRDDVAADSAWYAVMPLLILAPIALLLTALIIYLTLRPVRQLSAQTENRNENDLSPLPTEQIPREIYGFAEAVNRLLERVGEGVRQQQRFIADAAHELRSPMTALSLQAERLSTRNLPEGTAFLVEDLREGIRRNRRLLEQLLSMARMQTEEERPRENINISRLYQQLIQDVYPLADAKNIDIGTDVGNENVHVFANETEIYTLMKTLTENAICYTPEGGQIDLHARRNNSGCVLEIEDSGNGIPPDERTRVFDPFYRILGNDTEGSGLGLSIAQTIAKRYGGRITLSDAKQFPSGLNVSVWLPLQEAPK; from the coding sequence ATGCCCCGCCGCCCCTCCATACAGCTACGGCTGTCTATCTTTCTTACCCTGATTATCTTGCTAACGGCAGTGATTGCAGGTATCGCCTCGTTTTTTACCATGTTCAGCGAGGCGCGTGAGTTGCAAGACGACTTGTTGCGTCAAACTGCCATCCTGATACAGCAACCGGCCGACGCAGGCTATGCCGATATCGACAGCGATATTCGCATTTACATACAACCGCTCAACGAAAAACACCGCTTCAATTTACCAAACGATGTAGACGAAGGCTTCTACGACATTACCGATAAAAAGAAAAACGACCCATACCGGGCTTATGTCCACACCTACCCCGACGGCCAACGGGTTGCATTCATTCAAGAAACCGAATTTCGCGATGACGTAGCGGCCGATAGTGCATGGTATGCCGTTATGCCTCTGTTGATACTCGCCCCGATAGCACTATTGCTGACCGCACTGATTATCTACTTGACACTGCGCCCTGTCAGACAACTTTCCGCACAAACTGAGAACCGCAACGAAAACGATTTATCTCCCTTACCCACCGAGCAAATTCCCCGCGAAATTTACGGCTTCGCAGAAGCCGTTAACCGCCTTCTGGAACGGGTTGGAGAAGGCGTGCGCCAGCAACAACGTTTCATTGCCGATGCCGCCCATGAACTGCGCTCCCCGATGACTGCTTTATCATTACAGGCCGAAAGGCTTTCTACACGCAATCTGCCGGAAGGCACTGCTTTTTTAGTAGAAGATTTGCGCGAAGGCATCCGCCGCAACCGCCGTCTGCTTGAGCAGTTATTATCCATGGCCCGCATGCAAACCGAAGAAGAACGGCCGCGGGAAAACATCAATATCAGTCGCCTGTATCAACAGCTGATACAAGATGTATACCCGCTGGCCGATGCTAAAAATATCGATATCGGCACAGATGTCGGCAATGAAAATGTTCATGTATTCGCCAACGAAACAGAAATCTACACCTTGATGAAAACGCTGACTGAAAATGCCATCTGTTATACACCCGAAGGCGGGCAAATCGATTTACACGCCAGACGGAACAACAGCGGATGCGTTTTGGAAATCGAAGACAGCGGTAATGGTATTCCGCCCGATGAACGCACCCGTGTATTCGATCCCTTTTACCGTATCCTCGGCAACGATACGGAAGGCAGCGGTCTGGGTTTATCCATTGCACAAACCATTGCTAAACGCTACGGAGGTAGGATTACTTTAAGCGATGCCAAACAATTCCCCAGCGGCCTGAACGTAAGCGTGTGGCTGCCTTTACAGGAAGCACCAAAGTAA
- a CDS encoding BCCT family transporter: protein MSEHKPHSAAGGQINPAVFYSSSAIIISIILFAVIAPQAADRVFKAVQAVIVANGSWYYVLTVAIILLATLYLGISRYGNIRLGPDHAKPDYNNISWFAMLFSAGMGIGLMFFGVAEPVMHFLSPPMGGGSTVNSVREAMRLTFFHWGLHAWAIYAIVALILAFFSYRHNLPLTLRSALYPLIGDKINGPIGHAVDVFAVVGTLFGVATSLGYGVLQVNAGLNHVFPSIPVSTTTQIILIAAITALATLSVASGLDKGVKMLSELNLSLAVILLLFVLFAGSTVFLLQALVQNIGHYTSNIVDMTFNLFAYQKTDWIGGWTILYWGWWLSWAPFVGLFIARVSRGRTIRQFVIGVLMVPTGFTFMWMTFFGNSAIDMILNQGITSLGSVVSQDVSLALFAFLEQLPFSTLFIYVALFMVVVFFVTSADSGALVMDMLCAHGETSKGVVYRIYWSVGAGVVAIVLLLAGGLGALQTMAIASALPFVTVLMIAMYGLFKALDIDMQKQLVQQLAAPTAAPMLRAKGAWRERLQVIMDFPDQKTVYRFVDTLVAEACNEVAEELRNLGIEANVVHPETGQIMLTTNHENEIDFTYQVVASEHIQPAFVQSDNSNAQEITEGQKYYRAEVHLGEGGQDYDIMGWSKEGVINDIIDQYHKHMHFLHSLR, encoded by the coding sequence TTGTCTGAACACAAACCTCATTCCGCCGCAGGCGGTCAAATCAACCCGGCGGTTTTCTATTCTTCATCCGCTATCATCATTTCCATCATCCTGTTTGCCGTTATTGCCCCGCAAGCTGCCGACCGGGTATTTAAAGCCGTCCAGGCGGTTATTGTGGCCAACGGCAGTTGGTATTATGTATTAACCGTAGCCATTATTCTGTTGGCCACCCTTTATTTGGGCATCTCCCGTTACGGCAATATCCGGCTCGGTCCGGATCATGCCAAACCCGATTACAACAATATTTCTTGGTTTGCTATGCTGTTTTCTGCCGGCATGGGCATCGGCTTGATGTTTTTCGGTGTGGCAGAGCCGGTTATGCATTTCTTGTCCCCTCCTATGGGAGGTGGCAGTACAGTAAACTCCGTACGTGAAGCCATGAGGCTGACTTTCTTTCATTGGGGGCTGCATGCTTGGGCGATCTATGCAATTGTAGCGTTGATTCTGGCGTTCTTCAGCTATCGCCACAATCTGCCGCTAACATTACGTTCGGCACTTTACCCGTTGATCGGCGATAAGATTAATGGCCCAATCGGTCATGCGGTCGACGTGTTTGCTGTCGTCGGCACACTTTTCGGCGTGGCTACTTCTTTAGGTTACGGCGTATTGCAGGTTAATGCCGGTCTAAATCATGTGTTTCCTTCTATTCCCGTATCAACTACCACGCAGATTATCCTGATTGCGGCCATTACCGCGCTGGCCACACTATCCGTGGCATCGGGTTTGGATAAAGGCGTGAAAATGCTTTCCGAACTCAATCTCAGTTTGGCAGTAATATTATTACTGTTTGTGTTGTTTGCCGGCTCAACTGTATTTCTATTGCAGGCATTGGTACAAAATATTGGCCATTACACTTCCAATATTGTTGATATGACCTTCAATCTTTTTGCTTATCAAAAAACCGATTGGATTGGCGGTTGGACTATTCTTTATTGGGGGTGGTGGCTAAGCTGGGCTCCGTTTGTCGGATTGTTCATTGCACGGGTATCGCGTGGCCGCACAATCCGCCAGTTTGTAATCGGCGTGCTAATGGTGCCTACCGGTTTTACCTTTATGTGGATGACGTTCTTTGGCAATTCCGCTATCGATATGATTTTGAACCAAGGTATAACTTCGCTGGGCAGCGTTGTTTCACAAGATGTGTCGCTGGCATTATTTGCTTTCTTGGAGCAACTGCCGTTTTCTACGCTGTTCATCTATGTTGCCCTGTTTATGGTCGTCGTCTTTTTTGTTACTTCCGCCGATTCAGGAGCATTGGTTATGGACATGCTGTGTGCCCACGGCGAAACCAGTAAAGGGGTTGTTTACCGAATTTATTGGTCGGTTGGAGCAGGTGTGGTTGCCATAGTTTTACTATTGGCAGGTGGTTTGGGCGCATTGCAGACTATGGCAATTGCCAGCGCTTTGCCTTTCGTTACCGTATTGATGATAGCAATGTACGGTTTGTTTAAAGCCTTGGATATTGATATGCAGAAACAACTGGTGCAACAACTCGCCGCACCTACGGCAGCGCCGATGCTTCGTGCCAAAGGTGCGTGGCGTGAGCGTTTGCAAGTCATTATGGATTTTCCCGACCAGAAAACCGTTTACCGTTTTGTCGATACTTTAGTGGCAGAGGCCTGCAACGAAGTGGCGGAAGAACTCCGCAATCTGGGCATTGAAGCCAACGTCGTTCATCCGGAAACCGGCCAGATTATGCTGACTACCAATCATGAAAATGAAATCGACTTTACTTACCAGGTGGTTGCTTCCGAACATATCCAACCGGCTTTTGTTCAGTCGGACAATAGCAACGCACAGGAAATCACAGAAGGCCAAAAATACTATCGTGCCGAAGTGCATTTGGGAGAAGGGGGCCAAGATTATGACATTATGGGCTGGAGCAAAGAAGGCGTGATAAACGATATTATCGACCAATACCATAAACACATGCATTTCCTGCACAGTTTGCGTTGA
- a CDS encoding PepSY domain-containing protein gives MKIKNKILATVMSAALLVLSGQAAAQKNSLSRIEALEQVKVSPVQALNIAQKQVKGKATEVHLKNPYGNPAYEVEVRDGQQEHSVFVDAVNGKVLGSKTKHKMKLAGSPAVSLERAIQIAHGKVGGQVLEADLDYKAGRALYEVEVLSADRVPYKVIVDAENGSVINSYVDYD, from the coding sequence ATGAAAATAAAAAATAAAATTTTGGCTACTGTGATGTCTGCCGCGCTGTTGGTTCTTTCAGGACAAGCCGCTGCCCAAAAAAACAGTTTGTCGCGCATTGAGGCTTTGGAGCAAGTTAAAGTTTCTCCGGTTCAGGCTTTAAACATCGCACAAAAGCAGGTTAAAGGCAAAGCTACCGAAGTTCATTTGAAAAACCCTTATGGCAATCCTGCCTATGAAGTTGAAGTCCGCGATGGACAACAAGAACATTCGGTCTTCGTAGATGCCGTAAACGGTAAAGTGCTGGGCAGCAAAACCAAGCATAAAATGAAACTTGCAGGCTCGCCGGCTGTTTCATTGGAACGTGCCATCCAAATAGCCCACGGCAAAGTGGGCGGACAGGTTTTGGAAGCCGATTTGGATTACAAAGCAGGCCGTGCCTTGTATGAAGTAGAAGTTTTATCCGCAGACCGCGTGCCTTATAAAGTGATTGTTGATGCGGAAAACGGCAGCGTGATCAATTCATATGTAGATTATGATTAA
- the rsmD gene encoding 16S rRNA (guanine(966)-N(2))-methyltransferase RsmD, with amino-acid sequence MKHSKHQNQVRIIGGSHRGRKLHFNDADGLRPTPDSVRERVFNWFGQDLTGKTVLDLFSGSGALGLEAASRNARRVVLVENNRRTFETLKQNNRLLGFRQTEVVFSDGLSYLKNNPLCFDVVFLDPPFAWNRWPELFELLKGRLKTEAVIYLEAGALPDIPEWLNVFREGKSGLSRFKLLVHATE; translated from the coding sequence ATGAAACATTCCAAACATCAAAATCAAGTCCGCATCATCGGGGGCAGCCACCGTGGTAGGAAACTGCATTTCAACGATGCCGACGGCCTGCGCCCTACTCCCGACAGCGTGCGCGAACGTGTGTTTAACTGGTTTGGGCAGGATTTAACCGGAAAAACAGTATTGGATTTATTCAGCGGCAGCGGTGCATTGGGCTTGGAAGCGGCCTCAAGAAATGCCCGCCGGGTCGTATTGGTGGAAAACAACCGTAGAACATTTGAAACGCTGAAACAAAACAATCGGCTGTTGGGTTTCCGGCAAACCGAAGTCGTGTTTTCAGACGGCCTGTCTTATCTGAAAAATAATCCCCTCTGTTTTGACGTGGTTTTTTTAGATCCCCCGTTTGCATGGAATCGTTGGCCGGAATTGTTCGAATTGTTAAAAGGCCGTCTGAAAACAGAGGCGGTTATTTATCTTGAAGCAGGTGCTTTGCCTGATATACCGGAATGGCTGAACGTTTTTCGTGAAGGGAAATCCGGATTAAGCCGGTTCAAGCTTCTGGTACACGCAACCGAATAA
- a CDS encoding LysM peptidoglycan-binding domain-containing protein codes for MQKHIITLLCAVGLAISAQTVAAELKIRPNAPTRYVVKQGDTLWGISGKYLYSPWQWSRLWGANRNAIRNPHMIYPGQVLVLRYVNGQPQLGFENNAADNGGIPVIKLTPRVREVSSGYGIQTINVNFYRMFMQHPQVIPQQQTQNAPKLIDGPDNRMLYNKGDRVYAYGITEPGRYLVYRARKDILDPETKKYLGQEVVFSGIVSTLPYTNSALDARSEKDAQYLKDNEYYTRLNPFVKIPTQTAQPMVVEETVSEIRKGDFLLKMKDEGNSFHMMPHAPSRHIDAKVVSIFDGVSEAGQFQTITLNKGEADGLDKGTVLSLYKRGRQIKVDLEEGKKGNRSVVKYVSIPSEEAGLAMVYRTSEHLASAIILESLTNITVGDVASEPGQDLDNMPDDARHVKNAPQDSHDTEHNEYNIKSNINLY; via the coding sequence ATGCAAAAACATATTATAACCCTGCTTTGTGCCGTTGGTTTGGCAATTTCCGCCCAAACCGTTGCTGCCGAGCTTAAAATCCGCCCCAACGCTCCTACGCGTTATGTTGTAAAACAGGGGGATACATTATGGGGCATATCCGGCAAATACCTTTACAGCCCGTGGCAATGGAGCCGCTTATGGGGGGCAAATCGCAATGCGATACGCAATCCCCACATGATTTATCCAGGCCAAGTGTTGGTATTACGATACGTCAACGGACAGCCTCAACTGGGATTTGAAAACAACGCTGCCGATAACGGCGGTATTCCGGTCATCAAACTGACTCCTCGCGTACGCGAAGTGTCATCTGGGTACGGCATTCAAACCATTAATGTCAACTTCTACCGCATGTTTATGCAACATCCACAGGTTATTCCGCAACAGCAAACCCAAAATGCACCTAAATTGATTGACGGTCCCGACAACCGGATGCTGTACAACAAAGGTGATCGGGTATACGCCTACGGTATTACCGAGCCGGGCCGCTACCTCGTTTACCGTGCACGCAAAGACATTTTGGATCCTGAAACCAAAAAATATTTAGGCCAAGAAGTCGTGTTCAGCGGCATTGTAAGCACTTTGCCCTACACCAACAGTGCATTGGATGCCCGTAGCGAAAAAGATGCCCAATACCTGAAAGACAACGAATACTATACCCGCCTGAATCCTTTTGTAAAAATACCTACGCAAACAGCTCAGCCGATGGTAGTGGAAGAAACGGTTTCCGAAATCCGCAAAGGCGACTTTTTGCTGAAAATGAAAGATGAAGGCAACAGCTTCCATATGATGCCTCATGCACCCAGCCGCCATATTGATGCGAAAGTAGTGTCCATTTTCGATGGCGTAAGCGAAGCGGGACAATTCCAAACCATTACCTTAAACAAAGGTGAAGCCGACGGTTTAGACAAAGGTACCGTATTAAGCCTCTACAAACGCGGTCGTCAGATTAAAGTAGATTTGGAAGAAGGCAAAAAAGGTAACCGCAGCGTGGTGAAATACGTTTCTATCCCTTCGGAAGAAGCAGGTTTAGCCATGGTATACCGTACCAGCGAACACCTTGCGTCAGCCATCATTTTAGAAAGCCTGACCAATATTACCGTTGGTGATGTCGCTTCTGAGCCCGGCCAAGACTTAGACAATATGCCCGATGATGCCCGCCATGTGAAAAATGCGCCACAAGATTCACACGACACCGAGCATAATGAATACAACATAAAAAGCAACATTAATCTTTATTAA
- a CDS encoding response regulator transcription factor: MRVLLVEDDKMIGQAVEGSLKDARYTVDWVRDGKAALDSLASQPYDVVLLDLGLPQKDGLQVLASLRSRGLDVPVLILTARDDLESRLQGLDKGADDYIIKPFDMSEVLARIRAVLRRHGGSAVNELDNGALQLDPSTYHVKRLDTGETIFLSNREFAILHALMQRPGTIFSRADLEDKVYGWGEEPESNAVDYLIHALRKKLGHDSIKNVRGVGWLVPKKAD; the protein is encoded by the coding sequence ATGCGAGTGTTATTGGTAGAAGACGACAAAATGATCGGCCAGGCCGTTGAAGGCAGTTTGAAAGATGCCCGTTACACGGTGGATTGGGTGCGCGACGGCAAAGCTGCACTCGATTCGCTAGCCTCACAACCTTACGATGTGGTGTTATTGGATTTAGGATTGCCGCAAAAAGACGGTTTACAGGTGCTTGCAAGCCTGCGTTCTCGCGGGTTGGATGTGCCTGTATTGATTCTAACAGCAAGAGATGATCTTGAAAGCCGTTTACAAGGTTTAGATAAAGGTGCCGACGACTATATTATCAAGCCGTTCGACATGTCCGAAGTGCTGGCCCGCATCCGTGCCGTACTGCGTCGTCATGGCGGCAGTGCAGTCAATGAATTGGATAACGGTGCATTGCAGCTTGATCCTTCTACTTATCACGTTAAACGTCTTGATACAGGGGAAACCATTTTCCTTTCCAATCGTGAATTCGCCATTTTACATGCCCTGATGCAGCGACCCGGCACGATTTTTTCGCGTGCGGACTTGGAAGATAAAGTATACGGCTGGGGAGAAGAGCCCGAAAGTAATGCCGTTGATTACCTAATCCATGCTTTGCGCAAAAAACTCGGGCACGACAGCATTAAAAATGTACGCGGCGTAGGCTGGCTGGTTCCCAAGAAAGCGGATTAG
- a CDS encoding lipoprotein → MKKFLTVILSVAALAACSQEVKQETKDVTQAVASDVKEVKENASSAVSDAVAAAKEAGVKAEDSAKAAAEKAKEATKDAVKDAKEIGAKAGESVKEAASKVAEATKDAADKAVNTAKEAANDAAAAAREAADKAKEAGK, encoded by the coding sequence ATGAAAAAATTCCTTACGGTTATCCTATCTGTTGCTGCTTTGGCCGCATGTTCGCAAGAAGTTAAGCAGGAAACAAAAGATGTTACGCAGGCCGTGGCTTCCGATGTGAAAGAAGTCAAAGAAAATGCTTCTTCTGCCGTAAGCGACGCAGTAGCCGCAGCTAAAGAGGCCGGTGTAAAAGCGGAAGATTCTGCAAAAGCTGCTGCCGAAAAAGCCAAAGAAGCCACTAAAGACGCTGTTAAAGATGCGAAGGAAATAGGCGCAAAAGCCGGAGAATCGGTAAAAGAGGCCGCGTCTAAAGTAGCCGAAGCCACTAAAGATGCGGCCGATAAAGCCGTCAATACCGCCAAAGAAGCAGCCAATGATGCCGCCGCCGCTGCCCGGGAGGCCGCCGATAAGGCTAAAGAAGCGGGCAAATAA
- a CDS encoding DUF494 family protein produces the protein MAEVIAFLIKHFHDFDACPPPSDLGQILEDIGFDDIEIGHALMLLEVLANSPSVSTTQYRSDALRVYCPEELEALPQEVVDLLYFLDKAQAINGEQREFVVHALLHMPPEEITVDMAKVLTLLILWAHKSEPPILIGDELMMALHGKSIMH, from the coding sequence ATGGCTGAAGTAATTGCCTTTTTAATCAAACATTTTCATGATTTCGATGCATGCCCGCCTCCCAGCGACCTAGGTCAGATTCTGGAAGACATCGGCTTTGACGACATTGAAATCGGACACGCCCTGATGCTTCTCGAAGTATTGGCCAACAGCCCCAGCGTTTCCACCACGCAATACCGCAGCGATGCTTTGCGCGTATATTGCCCCGAAGAGCTGGAAGCACTGCCGCAGGAAGTGGTGGACTTGCTATACTTCCTTGACAAGGCACAAGCCATTAACGGGGAACAGCGTGAATTCGTCGTACATGCCCTGTTGCACATGCCGCCGGAAGAAATTACCGTAGATATGGCAAAAGTTCTTACTTTGTTGATATTATGGGCGCACAAATCGGAGCCGCCTATTTTGATCGGCGATGAATTAATGATGGCCTTGCACGGCAAATCCATCATGCACTAA